A genomic region of Aeropyrum pernix K1 contains the following coding sequences:
- the ccsA gene encoding cytochrome c biogenesis protein CcsA, with translation MSSLVGLHYATVLPLAAYLLLAVVILLLAMGRDGAARKTFTASLLMIVLGWIPYIAAFLLLDYSLDEVAKNASDELSPYLRIGAAWSGGGGSLYLFSAFLSLAILLQMLLNKGLNRRAMAVFTLLVLTSMTSATLMGAFGTGPGERGGLGINPVLKNYWVVPHPTTTFLGYSFILVGSVALVLGYYRTGLPIQLLGLAFLTFGLVFGGMWSYETFGWGGYWAWDPVETSQLAVWLATVASIHMIGPLRSLNRGFAAYAASSVFLALYVTRSGVSPLHSFAAESFSAVLLLSASLVMLALSMLLFSEGVGETLEKWKSRLQDARWPPRIAEMNLSNILLTVGSVSIALSALIVYSSLLTPSVLKLVGLDTQPPSFEQGVRFYNRLLIPLALVSLYAVAGYYVSVRAGAKAAYSLFATLTVVLAIMGLATVKNTIIISPLSDTTTNLASATLLAAGSISGSVLLAMSLWMLYGMVKGKVAKSVHTLRIVLEKLVHATMIMILVSVAMSGSYAYNQGYSEEVLVPLGGEVSVMGVTISYEGYDYELHQGTVDLKNNLDPSSAILITAREALNMMDEDLSSTIREYRLASAESQSDRTLQTLLKASASNSEYRGVFTSTRGVADAAVVDVRTGENISNIQTAGETVLQLEDPTLEVTIDPKLDPETGRIEGGALSVVFYPERLVVYGIGSPVSLDPYSYLYVRFREPVEINLDDITVNMEEVVVYSTGGSSIEGVVSGQSVLFEGVAIRVVSGELSFGSMNIELPYQLDRGEFFYFMVYKGQAEVLDDILSSSISDLLESGIAGLAAGEDMDDFNVPRRAPAGVSLRLFMEVNGEPVEADLRFEANGEAIGIHGLVIDTIILRRGLTNVYITVQAPLVSGHFGEYHELMVYYLNEAMNTLRPEEYLALASVMAAGYNIASIVSSPSKERAALEVERATIDLYLLSEKLDEKRSSAAEGIVVSVKIVPGVPLLWLTGVLAGVLLLAMASIHFYLGFRQGRLIDT, from the coding sequence ATGTCTAGCCTAGTCGGTCTGCACTACGCCACGGTTCTACCGCTGGCAGCTTACCTACTACTAGCCGTTGTTATTCTGCTTCTCGCTATGGGGAGAGATGGCGCGGCGAGGAAAACATTCACAGCTAGCTTGCTTATGATAGTGCTTGGCTGGATCCCCTATATTGCTGCGTTCCTCCTGCTCGACTATAGTCTTGATGAGGTTGCGAAAAACGCGTCAGACGAGTTATCGCCGTACCTGCGGATCGGGGCTGCATGGTCCGGGGGCGGCGGTAGCCTTTATCTCTTCTCCGCTTTCCTATCACTAGCAATCCTGCTTCAAATGCTGCTTAACAAGGGCTTGAATAGGCGTGCCATGGCCGTTTTCACGCTTCTAGTATTAACTTCGATGACTTCAGCAACTCTCATGGGAGCTTTCGGAACCGGACCGGGAGAGCGGGGAGGGCTAGGCATAAATCCTGTTCTAAAGAACTACTGGGTTGTACCCCACCCAACTACAACCTTCCTGGGCTACAGCTTCATATTAGTAGGGTCTGTAGCTCTGGTACTAGGTTATTATAGAACAGGCCTTCCAATTCAGCTTCTGGGCCTCGCGTTTCTCACCTTCGGCCTCGTCTTCGGCGGCATGTGGAGCTACGAGACATTTGGGTGGGGAGGCTACTGGGCATGGGACCCTGTCGAGACAAGCCAGCTCGCGGTCTGGCTTGCAACGGTCGCCTCGATACATATGATAGGCCCCCTTAGGAGCCTTAACCGGGGGTTCGCTGCGTATGCCGCCAGCTCCGTATTCTTAGCTCTCTATGTTACTAGGAGCGGGGTTAGCCCTCTACACAGCTTTGCGGCAGAGAGCTTTTCCGCGGTTCTACTGTTATCGGCTTCACTGGTAATGCTGGCTCTCTCGATGCTACTATTTTCAGAGGGTGTCGGAGAGACTCTCGAGAAGTGGAAGAGCCGTCTTCAGGACGCGCGCTGGCCCCCTAGAATTGCGGAGATGAATCTCTCGAACATACTTCTGACGGTTGGCTCTGTGTCTATTGCCCTCTCAGCACTTATAGTCTACTCGTCGCTGTTAACACCATCAGTGTTAAAGCTAGTTGGTCTCGATACTCAGCCTCCATCGTTTGAGCAGGGGGTGAGGTTCTACAATAGACTACTCATACCTCTAGCTCTTGTCTCCCTCTATGCGGTGGCCGGTTACTACGTCTCTGTTAGGGCAGGGGCGAAGGCGGCTTACAGTCTATTCGCAACACTGACTGTTGTTCTAGCCATAATGGGCCTGGCTACGGTCAAGAATACCATAATTATATCCCCCCTTTCCGACACGACCACAAACCTAGCCTCCGCTACCCTACTAGCCGCGGGCTCGATATCGGGATCAGTGCTACTAGCTATGTCACTCTGGATGTTATATGGCATGGTAAAGGGTAAGGTAGCAAAGAGTGTACACACACTCAGGATAGTGCTTGAGAAGCTAGTGCACGCCACTATGATTATGATACTTGTTTCTGTGGCCATGAGCGGTAGCTATGCTTACAACCAGGGATACAGCGAAGAGGTCTTAGTACCGTTAGGCGGAGAAGTTAGCGTTATGGGGGTCACCATATCATACGAGGGCTACGATTATGAATTACACCAGGGTACGGTGGATCTAAAGAATAATCTCGACCCTTCAAGCGCCATTTTGATTACAGCCAGGGAAGCCCTAAACATGATGGATGAGGATTTATCTTCGACTATCAGGGAATATAGGCTTGCATCAGCGGAATCCCAGTCAGACCGGACTCTTCAGACTCTTCTAAAGGCTTCAGCCAGCAACTCCGAATATAGGGGCGTCTTCACCTCAACCAGAGGTGTAGCTGATGCTGCAGTTGTCGATGTGAGAACAGGAGAAAATATATCTAACATTCAAACGGCTGGAGAAACGGTTCTTCAGCTTGAAGACCCTACACTTGAGGTCACAATAGATCCCAAGCTCGACCCGGAGACTGGGAGGATAGAGGGAGGTGCTCTGAGCGTTGTCTTCTACCCTGAGAGGCTTGTGGTGTATGGGATCGGCAGCCCCGTGTCACTTGATCCTTATTCATACTTATATGTTCGGTTCCGTGAGCCGGTGGAGATTAATTTGGACGATATAACTGTGAATATGGAGGAAGTAGTCGTTTATTCTACTGGTGGCAGTAGCATAGAGGGTGTGGTATCGGGGCAATCTGTCCTATTCGAGGGTGTAGCCATTAGGGTAGTTTCGGGGGAGTTATCGTTCGGTTCTATGAACATAGAGTTGCCGTACCAGCTGGATAGGGGTGAATTCTTCTACTTTATGGTTTATAAGGGTCAGGCTGAGGTTTTAGATGATATCTTGTCTTCCAGCATATCCGACCTTCTAGAGTCTGGAATAGCGGGACTGGCAGCCGGAGAAGATATGGACGATTTTAATGTGCCTAGGAGAGCCCCGGCTGGAGTCAGTCTTAGACTGTTCATGGAGGTTAACGGGGAGCCTGTGGAGGCTGATCTACGGTTCGAGGCTAACGGGGAGGCTATAGGGATACATGGCCTTGTGATAGACACAATAATATTGAGGAGGGGGCTAACGAATGTATACATAACAGTACAGGCGCCCCTAGTCAGCGGCCACTTCGGGGAATATCACGAGCTCATGGTTTATTATTTAAATGAAGCTATGAACACCCTCAGGCCAGAAGAGTACTTGGCCCTTGCTTCGGTGATGGCTGCAGGCTACAATATAGCGAGCATAGTATCCTCGCCCAGTAAAGAGAGGGCCGCGCTAGAGGTAGAGAGAGCTACGATAGACCTGTACCTGCTCTCGGAGAAGTTAGATGAGAAGCGTTCAAGCGCGGCTGAGGGAATAGTTGTTAGTGTGAAGATAGTTCCTGGGGTTCCGCTCCTCTGGTTAACTGGCGTGCTAGCAGGGGTCCTCCTGCTTGCTATGGCTTCTATCCACTTCTACCTGGGCTTCAGGCAGGGCCGACTTATTGATACTTAG
- a CDS encoding carbon-nitrogen hydrolase family protein — translation MNIAVLQVASTREKDANLESVKRLASRVKNSPDIVLTPEYLMLDPTGLGRDAIYDAAEDLEGRWSRELSKIAESLGSCLLGHLFLKTPSGRVANAAVLYSRDGGIIGVYRKTHLFDAYGYVESSFTEPGDELWEPRKACGASIGVAICYELRFPEIFRTQSLVGGVDIFLVPAAWYRGPGKEEALSVLSRARAQENTSYVAVASNAGANFVGRSMIIHPLGYTLAQAPPWEWVLEHEIDLREIERARKSLPVLEHVKPHLYRYLMKQG, via the coding sequence TTGAACATAGCTGTTCTCCAGGTTGCGTCAACGCGTGAAAAGGATGCCAATCTAGAATCTGTTAAAAGGCTTGCCTCGCGTGTAAAGAACTCGCCTGATATAGTGTTGACGCCGGAGTACCTCATGTTAGACCCTACGGGGCTGGGCAGGGATGCTATATATGATGCTGCTGAGGACCTGGAGGGCCGTTGGTCCCGGGAGCTCTCTAAGATAGCCGAGAGCCTGGGGTCCTGCCTCCTTGGGCATCTGTTCCTCAAAACCCCCTCTGGCAGGGTTGCCAACGCTGCTGTGTTGTACAGTAGAGATGGCGGGATAATTGGTGTTTACCGTAAGACACACCTCTTCGACGCCTACGGCTATGTGGAGAGTAGCTTCACAGAGCCGGGTGACGAGCTCTGGGAACCCCGTAAGGCTTGCGGAGCAAGCATAGGAGTTGCGATTTGTTACGAGCTCCGGTTTCCCGAAATTTTCAGGACACAATCTCTAGTTGGGGGTGTTGACATCTTCCTTGTACCAGCCGCATGGTATAGAGGGCCAGGTAAAGAGGAGGCTCTGAGCGTCCTATCTAGGGCTAGAGCCCAAGAAAACACTTCATATGTAGCAGTTGCATCAAATGCTGGAGCCAACTTCGTAGGGCGCAGCATGATAATACACCCACTCGGCTACACCCTCGCACAAGCCCCCCCTTGGGAGTGGGTGCTCGAACACGAGATCGATCTAAGGGAGATTGAGAGGGCCCGCAAGTCGTTGCCAGTGTTGGAGCATGTGAAACCACATCTATACAGGTATCTTATGAAGCAGGGTTAG
- a CDS encoding peroxiredoxin yields MPGSIPLIGERFPEMEVTTDHGVIKLPDHYVSQGKWFVLFSHPADFTPVCTTEFVSFARRYEDFQRLGVDLIGLSVDSVFSHIKWKEWIERHIGVRIPFPIIADPQGTVARRLGLLHAESATHTVRGVFIVDARGVIRTMLYYPMELGRLVDEILRIVKALKLGDSLKRAVPADWPNNEIIGEGLIVPPPTTEDQARARMESGQYRCLDWWFCWDTPASRDDVEEARRYLRRAAEKPAKLLYEEARTHLH; encoded by the coding sequence ATGCCCGGGAGCATACCCCTGATCGGAGAGAGATTCCCTGAAATGGAGGTTACTACAGACCACGGTGTAATCAAGCTACCAGACCACTATGTGAGCCAGGGTAAGTGGTTCGTGCTGTTCAGCCATCCAGCAGATTTCACTCCCGTCTGCACGACAGAGTTCGTCAGCTTTGCTAGGAGATACGAGGACTTCCAGAGGCTTGGAGTCGACCTGATAGGTCTCAGCGTTGACAGTGTGTTCAGCCACATAAAGTGGAAGGAGTGGATTGAGAGGCACATTGGCGTTAGGATACCGTTCCCGATAATAGCGGATCCGCAGGGAACTGTGGCTAGGAGGCTGGGTCTACTTCACGCCGAGAGCGCCACACACACGGTTAGAGGGGTATTCATAGTCGATGCTAGGGGCGTTATCAGGACTATGCTCTACTACCCCATGGAGCTTGGCAGACTTGTAGACGAGATACTGAGGATAGTTAAGGCCCTGAAGCTAGGCGACAGCCTGAAGAGGGCAGTACCCGCAGACTGGCCCAACAACGAGATAATTGGTGAGGGACTCATAGTTCCGCCGCCAACTACGGAGGACCAGGCGAGGGCGAGGATGGAGTCGGGCCAGTACCGCTGTCTAGACTGGTGGTTCTGCTGGGACACTCCAGCAAGCAGGGACGACGTGGAGGAGGCTAGGAGATACCTCAGAAGGGCCGCTGAGAAGCCCGCTAAGCTGCTCTATGAGGAAGCCCGAACACACCTACACTAG
- a CDS encoding S16 family serine protease — translation MRIIVYLAVLLTIILVASAPALTALSNSEDGFQASCESIIVAVSSSGEGATGRLIVTVRYPGEGRVYISTSPASQLDTLGSARVAAFAASLAAGVDMSSLDFYYVLESKSIVVGGPSAGLAMALATYSLLTTGSCLDGYAATGMILPDTSVGPVGGLKEKLEAAASSGAKVFLIPHGQEKYTYIARKVERNGPIVRIVSTPISIDLVEYGRSLGVNVIGVSTLAEAAEALGLPVPEARVPPSPSQQLTATLSQYTLETVNLARSLAGDSDNVLAQKALELSDRALDLANDDFYYASAVYATLAYSYARASIEVSEAKDGDFDVTELVEESRNSIAGVMEKLGGIEEVTVANLDAVLKAYGVLGEASYEYSNGLGMLVEKNGRYFIPVSILGEANYEGVLRVSSALSLARWAGLWATVAEASQSGAPLEGAVLEKLARVMESQAATTTAYVIQIGSETGKRGYERAEYLVSLALSTKDNPLETAGYSIEAIAAASSYLHEAFTLDPEATAQGITALAGYIASRLPEDSSQYPKAALASIDAMEGIQLLLTSSKALLYLDAVALALGIGEKPSSPGSNLESTSTETIYVTTVTRESTVTVTRTIENMVPVEHGVEAYSIAILLVAILSLLLGAAISRMLR, via the coding sequence TTGAGAATAATTGTGTACCTGGCCGTCCTTCTAACCATTATTCTCGTAGCATCAGCTCCTGCCCTCACCGCTCTATCTAATAGTGAAGACGGCTTCCAGGCTTCATGCGAGTCAATCATAGTTGCCGTATCCAGCTCGGGGGAGGGTGCCACCGGGAGGCTTATAGTTACGGTTAGGTATCCTGGAGAAGGGAGAGTCTACATCTCAACAAGCCCGGCTAGCCAGCTGGATACGCTAGGCAGCGCTAGGGTTGCCGCCTTCGCGGCCAGTCTTGCGGCCGGCGTTGACATGTCGAGCCTAGACTTCTACTATGTTCTAGAGTCTAAGAGTATTGTTGTGGGCGGGCCGAGCGCGGGGCTGGCTATGGCCCTCGCGACTTACTCTCTCCTGACAACCGGGTCTTGCCTAGACGGTTATGCCGCCACAGGTATGATACTACCCGACACCAGTGTGGGGCCTGTCGGAGGGTTGAAGGAGAAGCTGGAGGCCGCCGCCTCTTCGGGGGCGAAGGTTTTCCTCATACCCCACGGGCAGGAGAAGTACACATATATAGCTAGGAAGGTTGAGAGGAACGGGCCTATAGTGAGGATAGTGTCTACACCGATTTCCATAGACCTAGTTGAGTATGGTAGGAGCCTCGGCGTTAACGTGATAGGTGTCAGCACTCTAGCAGAGGCAGCTGAAGCACTAGGGTTACCCGTCCCAGAAGCTAGGGTTCCTCCAAGCCCTTCTCAGCAGTTGACAGCTACTCTCAGCCAGTATACGCTGGAGACCGTCAACCTAGCGAGAAGCCTTGCAGGTGATAGCGATAACGTGCTTGCCCAGAAGGCTTTAGAACTGTCAGACAGGGCATTAGACTTGGCTAATGACGACTTCTACTATGCATCCGCAGTGTACGCAACCCTGGCTTATTCGTATGCCAGGGCGTCTATTGAAGTAAGTGAAGCGAAGGATGGTGACTTCGATGTAACAGAGCTTGTGGAGGAGTCTCGAAACAGCATCGCTGGGGTCATGGAGAAGCTGGGGGGAATTGAGGAGGTTACCGTGGCTAACCTCGATGCAGTTCTCAAAGCGTACGGTGTCCTTGGAGAAGCGTCCTACGAGTACTCCAACGGCCTAGGCATGCTAGTTGAGAAGAATGGAAGGTATTTCATACCGGTGAGCATTCTCGGGGAAGCGAACTATGAGGGAGTTCTGAGGGTTTCCTCCGCTCTCTCACTAGCCCGGTGGGCAGGACTCTGGGCCACGGTAGCGGAGGCCTCGCAATCGGGCGCGCCTCTGGAGGGCGCCGTACTTGAGAAGCTAGCGAGGGTTATGGAGTCTCAAGCTGCGACTACAACGGCCTACGTCATACAGATAGGTAGCGAAACCGGTAAGCGGGGGTACGAAAGGGCTGAGTATCTTGTTAGCCTAGCCCTCTCTACTAAGGACAACCCGCTTGAGACAGCCGGCTACTCTATAGAGGCTATAGCAGCCGCGTCATCGTACCTACACGAGGCGTTCACTCTAGACCCCGAAGCTACAGCACAGGGGATAACAGCACTGGCAGGCTACATAGCCTCCCGGCTACCAGAAGACTCCTCTCAATACCCCAAGGCCGCCCTCGCCTCTATTGACGCGATGGAAGGCATTCAACTACTGCTTACATCTAGCAAAGCACTACTCTACCTCGACGCCGTAGCACTAGCTCTAGGCATAGGCGAGAAGCCTAGTTCGCCTGGTTCAAATTTAGAATCTACAAGTACCGAGACTATCTATGTTACGACTGTGACGAGGGAATCTACAGTAACGGTCACTAGAACCATAGAAAACATGGTTCCCGTCGAACACGGGGTTGAAGCGTACTCAATAGCAATACTCCTAGTAGCTATACTCTCTCTCCTCTTAGGAGCAGCTATTTCAAGGATGCTAAGATAA